From the Theobroma cacao cultivar B97-61/B2 chromosome 2, Criollo_cocoa_genome_V2, whole genome shotgun sequence genome, one window contains:
- the LOC18608980 gene encoding uncharacterized protein LOC18608980, with product MECNKDEATRAKELAEKKFMAKDIVGAKKFALKAQNLYPGLEGISQMIATLDVHFSAENKVNGEADWYAILGVNPQADDEAVRKQYRKLALMLHPDKNKSVGADGAFKLISEAWSLLSDKAKRVAYDQKRSGKLMQKVSTPSAGSTASKVANGFHNVTKTTTSSVRNSKSNARAAQSSTPAGRTSNRPGQSSNPASSHKPKPNTFWTVCHRCRMQYEYLRVYLNHNLLCPNCHEPFLAVETAPPTTSTSTSWNYSQQRQSTNSQAANRNTSNSGRNHASASNATGFSSHDSYSQSNFQWGPFSRTGGASTAAQAASVVQQAYEKVRREREEAQAAIKREEAMRRKHHASKRASGASSTGYTNAAKRRRGMEDGSGSTHGTNITNQMGVGNGGTANLSGSKLGSSETGWINGTTKHNSARDISQIEIESLLVEKAKGEIRKKLLELNSSSAATASKDIIGNEDANEKQNKSLVNKEAQDQNKLGGFVDKINGDHCPKTFPGSCVKTDAETLEAMSINVPDPDFHDFDKDRTEKSFGDNQVWAAYDDDDGMPRYYAMIHNVISLNPFKMRISWLNSKTNSELGPLNWVGSGFSKTCGEFRIGKHEINSSLNSFSHKVRWTKGVRGAIHIYPRKGDVWAIYRNWSPEWNELTADEVIHKYDMVEVLDDYNEDLGVTVTPLIKVAGFKTVFHQHLDHREIRRIPREEMFRFSHQVPSYLLTGQEASNAPKGCRELDPAATPVELLQVIIDVKEEEILEYDKKINEEHVVDVEKANDRGVVENCEKPRQEEDSGSQVEEIEIIANGRNT from the coding sequence GGTGTGAATCCACAAGCTGATGATGAAGCAGTGAGGAAACAATATAGGAAGCTTGCTTTAATGCTTCACCCTGATAAAAATAAGTCTGTAGGAGCTGATGGGGCATTTAAACTTATTTCAGAGGCATGGAGTTTGTTGTCTGATAAGGCTAAGAGAGTAGCATACGACCAGAAGAGGAGTGGGAAGTTAATGCAAAAGGTTTCAACACCTAGTGCAGGTTCAACAGCATCAAAAGTGGCAAATGGTTTTCACAATGTCACCAAAACAACCACTTCAAGTGTGAGGAATTCCAAGAGTAACGCACGTGCTGCTCAGTCTTCGACCCCTGCTGGTCGTACGTCAAACCGTCCTGGTCAGTCTTCAAATCCGGCATCATCTCATAAGCCAAAACCAAATACGTTCTGGACTGTCTGTCACCGATGCAGGATGCAGTATGAGTATCTGAGAGTGTATCTTAATCATAATCTATTGTGCCCCAACTGCCATGAGCCATTTTTGGCTGTAGAAACCGCTCCCCCAACCACATCTACCTCTACCTCTTGGAATTATTCGCAACAGCGGCAGAGCACAAATAGTCAAGCAGCTAACAGAAACACAAGTAATTCAGGAAGAAACCATGCTTCCGCATCTAATGCCACAGGATTCAGTAGTCATGATTCATATAGTCAAAGCAACTTCCAATGGGGTCCTTTTTCCAGGACAGGTGGTGCCTCAACTGCAGCTCAAGCTGCAAGTGTGGTCCAGCAAGCATATGAGAAAGTGAGGAGAGAGCGGGAGGAAGCGCAGGCAGctataaaaagagaagaggcCATGCGGAGAAAGCATCATGCCTCTAAAAGGGCAAGCGGTGCTTCTTCAACTGGATACACTAATGCTGCTAAGAGAAGGAGAGGCATGGAAGATGGTAGTGGAAGCACCCATGGAACTAATATTACCAATCAAATGGGTGTAGGAAATGGAGGTACAGCTAATCTATCTGGATCTAAACTAGGTAGTTCAGAAACAGGTTGGATCAATGGAACCACTAAGCACAACAGTGCAAGAGATATCTCTCAGATAGAAATTGAAAGTCTGCTGGTGGAGAAGGCCAAGGGAGAAATTCGAAAGAAACTGCTAGAATTGAATTCGTCATCAGCAGCTACGGCATCCAAAGATATTATAGGCAATGAAGATGCaaatgagaaacaaaacaaatctTTGGTAAACAAGGAAGCACAGGATCAGAACAAGTTAGGAGGGTTTGTTGATAAAATCAATGGGGATCATTGTCCCAAGACTTTTCCTGGCAGTTGTGTCAAAACTGATGCGGAAACATTGGAAGCAATGTCCATAAATGTCCCAGATCCAGATTTTcatgactttgacaaggatcGAACTGAAAAATCTTTTGGAGATAACCAGGTATGGGCTgcatatgatgatgatgatgggatgccTCGATATTATGCCATGATCCATAATGTTATTTCTCTGAATCCATTCAAGATGCGGATCAGCTGGCTTAATTCAAAAACTAACAGTGAGTTGGGTCCACTTAACTGGGTAGGTTCTGGTTTCTCAAAAACCTGTGGGGAGTTCAGAATAGGCAAGCATGAGATCAACAGCTCACTTAATTCTTTTTCACACAAGGTTAGATGGACAAAAGGGGTGCGTGGGGCCATTCATATATATCCAAGGAAGGGTGATGTTTGGGCTATCTATAGGAACTGGTCCCCTGAATGGAATGAGTTAACAGCCGATGAAGTAATACACAAGTATGATATGGTAGAAGTACTTGACGACTACAACGAAGACCTGGGTGTGACAGTTACTCCGCTTATCAAGGTTGCTGGTTTCAAGACAGTGTTTCACCAACATCTGGACCATAGAGAAATTAGAAGGATTCCAAGAGAAGAGATGTTTCGTTTCTCTCATCAAGTTCCTTCATACTTGCTTACAGGTCAAGAGGCTTCCAATGCTCCAAAGGGTTGCCGGGAGCTAGACCCAGCTGCTACTCCAGTGGAACTTCTTCAGGTAATTATAGATGTTAAGGAAGAAGAGATTCTGGAATATGATAAGAAGATTAATGAAGAACATGTTGTGGATGTAGAAAAAGCAAATGATAGAGGGGTAGTGGAGAATTGTGAAAAACCTAGGCAAGAAGAGGACAGTGGTTCTCAAGTTGAAGAAATAGAAATTATAGCCAATGGTAGAAATACTTAA